A single window of Myxocyprinus asiaticus isolate MX2 ecotype Aquarium Trade chromosome 34, UBuf_Myxa_2, whole genome shotgun sequence DNA harbors:
- the LOC127425645 gene encoding cellular retinoic acid-binding protein 2-like: MEQQFADFSGSWKIKSSENFEELLKALGVNVFLRKIAVAAASKPAVEITQQGESLSIQTSTSVRTTHVSFTVGQSFNETTVDGRPCTSFPKWETDSKITCEQTLQKGEGPETSWTRELTNDGQMILTMKAGDVVCTRVYERD; encoded by the exons ATGGAGCAACAATTTGCCGACTTTTCAGGATCTTGGAAAATTAAAAGTTCAGAAAATTTCGAGGAGCTTTTGAAAGCACTGG GTGTAAATGTCTTTTTGAGGAAGATTGCTGTTGCAGCAGCCTCCAAACCGGCTGTTGAGATTACACAGCAGGGAGAAAGCCTCTCAATTCAGACATCCACTAGTGTGCGGACCACTCATGTTTCCTTTACGGTGGGCCAGTCCTTCAATGAGACTACGGTGGATGGACGCCCATGCACA AGTTTTCCGAAATGGGAGACAGACAGTAAAATAACTTGCGAGCAGACGCTGCAGAAGGGGGAGGGACCTGAGACATCATGGACACGTGAGCTGACCAATGATGGCCAAATGATTCTG ACCATGAAAGCTGGGGATGTCGTCTGCACCCGTGTGTATGAACGAGACTGA